Sequence from the Rutidosis leptorrhynchoides isolate AG116_Rl617_1_P2 chromosome 3, CSIRO_AGI_Rlap_v1, whole genome shotgun sequence genome:
CATGAAGTCCAAAACGCAGCTGACGCAGCCCTGAGAATGGCAGGATTCTGATATATCCTGAGAAATAAAAACAACCAACCAAGTTGTGTTAGAAATTATCAGGTTCCATATTTTTGTATTCTTCTTTAAAAGTATTAAAAAATCATAAAACACAAAATGAAAATTAATAATGTCCCCACAATTTCTATTCGATAATAATGATATGAGCAACGATAATTAGCGAATTTACAGTATTAAAGTATATTCTATGTGTCAAACTAGAAATTATTCACTTTTCTTGGATTCAAGGGGAGTAATTTGAAAATGTTATACCCAAATGTACAATTGGGTCAAAAACAACAAGTggggaaaataaaaaaaatgtcaCGTACCCGATTGCTGTTGCGCCCCAAGAAGCAACATTATATATAACTTTGCTTCCATCCCATGCCTTGCGAAGTTTTCCTTTTTGTTTTTTCATGGAAAATGTCTTGCTAAGGGCTATAATAGATTTCAAAACAGATACCAGACGTTAgtattataataaaaattaaaaatacgacAACAATGATATTCAAAATACATAGGATATATACTCACCGTCCTGGAGTTGTTTAGGACTCAAATCCTGtgaaaaaacaataaaaaaaagtaattaacCTAAAACACAAAACTTGATTCGAATTTACAAGACTCGGTTTGTTTACACCGATAACACTAGTTATAATAGCACTAGGTAACCCCATCAATTTAATGAAGATGAAAAGCACAAAATGACATCATACTCAAGCAAGTGTTGCATGACAGTACATGATTGGCGTACATTAAAACAACAAATTTTTCTTTTGCGTACCATAAGTTTAGATTGGACTATTAGATGCATAAATTGCCACTAGTTTGCCTAAAAATGGGTCAATTAAGTTACATTTTCTCTTAATGGGTCCATTGGGTGATATTTATATATCTAGCTACAAAGAAACTGGATGACCCGAAGTGTATCGGAGTGCCTACAATCTCTAAATTATCATTGCAAAAAAAGAGTTGTATAATATAGTTTGGACCTGACCCGTTTTTCAATGACCTATTTTGACCCATCAGACAACCACACTCATATCGCCACCTATGATTCTTAAGGGCTCGGTGACAGATGTTAAGCATATTCTATTGTCTCATGAGAAAATTACAATGGAACGGTATTGTTTGATCAGAATACAGTTTGCTCAAGCTTTCTTATTTCTCAAATGCCAAGATTCTTTCAACAATGATTGGTCTTTCTGTAACGATGACATCAGTATAAACAGGTAAATCCAAATTTCGTAACAATTCAAAAACAAAAGTGTGACAAATTTAAATTGGATATCCAAAATTAGCAATCAATGAACTTTCATGGAACGAGAGAATCAAAAGCAGCTTTAGCACGGAATGTTGCATTTCAGAAGGATAAATTACATCTCAAATGCcctaatatttttgaaaatatggcTAATGTAATTATTGACGAACGGATGAAAGTGTTGTACAAGAATCTATAATTCTCAACCCCAAAAGAGATTAAGGACCACATAGTTTTGCATGTTGGGaccattatggctgaggacgacttCCCTTGCTCTAGAGCTTGGTTGGTTCCTTTTAGTTGGGTGGTTTCGGgggtgtctaccgtaaaggtgcatgagtggtttttggtttgctaagggtggttggctctttgcttgcgcaacaacttccacccggcatgccctcgagttgctgtccacaaggtcttttggctctatttattgaggcaacgacaagcgtcgttttagtggcgtcttgactgccgctcagagcctaaattgattcttaggcatgctttaaaccccatgaaaatctgattctaccattttcatggcgtcccccctatattttattattattattattattattattattattattattattattatttttattattattttttttttatctttgtatgttttaatttattttttaatttctattttctagttttaaataataaaaaaaaaaagagtctttttttagccggaggtcctcacggaagcaatctctctaccctggagtagagagggggatgaatttcctttaccgtgggtggagaattctctcgactcgtggtaacagaaacgacttctcttctagtttagggtagaggaaggattgtctacaccttacctcccccatacctcgcaggcgcgggattgggtattgttgttgttgttgttgttgttgtatagttTTGCATGTTGAAAAATGAGCGGGTTTGTTAGTCAGGGACAATACAGGTCGGACGTGTACTTATTCTTCCATTGTTATTTGAAGTATTGTAGATAATCAAGGTACCATATATGATAACAGAAAAAATTAAGGATTCGGAAGATTGAAAGCATAAAAATAAGCTCTATGCAACCTCTGAAACGTTCGACCATTTCCTTGGTATTAAGAATGTTATATTTTACATGTTTGATTCGTTATTAATATCACGAAAAAAAAAGAACTGGCCTTCATTTATATAAATGGGTAGAAAATGAAATAGCCACATATACTTCAAACTCAGTGGACAGCCCGAAATAAGATGAAAAGAATAAACATTTTAATAGACAAAAGGCACAAGGCAACAAAAACGAAAGCATATGTACCTTGGTTTCTTTAAGAGATATCAGATAAGCAGCCATGAAGCACGCGATCCCATCAACTATATCATCTTGCCTAACTAAAACGTAATCTTCATCGGACACGTTATCTCCACCTTCCCAAACTTCATTTTCATTCACCATGTCCCAAGAACTATTGTCTTCTAAAATATATTTTATAGAACTGTTAGCTTTCACCATTTAAACCACTATATGTATGTTGCTAAAGTTAACTCAATGTTGCAAATTACTATTACTTGCTACACAAAATCTTCCTAAGACACTTTCAATGATGAATACAAGTAAATCTGGCGATATGTCTGGATTGTAATTTATATAAAACAGATCAAATAAAAATATTTAGGGGAACAAGTTAATGGACGGACAGGGCCAAAAGTTGTGAACCTTCAAAGTATACTTTTATGCATACAACTTCATAGATTGATTGACGATAAAActtatagtattatttttataaacttcaatTAGAGTAGAGAAGAGCTTCTGCTATATACCAGCTAAATTCTGTGGAACTGAAACCTGTGCACTCTCTAGTTTCTCAAGGAAATCAGGGCCCTCCACTCTTGACTTTAGTAGACTGCATAACtacaaaacagaaaaacaaaaattatTAGACCTTCAAGTAAGCTAGTGTCAGATTAAAGGACGAATCAACAAGCTGGCATTCTATTGTGCAAGATATTTAATTTACTGGAAGTGTAGGCAAGTTTGTGGAACATAAAAATAAGACTAAGCTTAATTAATCACTTCTTAAAATTTTATTGTATATGTAAAACCGTGAAGGTGTTAATCCTAACAAGAACTGTAGTGACTATCGACGACGACTCTTCACGAAAACGAAGTATATCTGTATATGTTTAGCTGATGTATAAATAACTAGATAACTTCTGGCCACTGCAGTATAAATAGTTTTCCTCCACCACAATCACGGTTCGACCATCACGTTGCCCATGTGCCCTATCTCTTCGTTAAATAAAAAGTGATTAGACTCATATGCTCATGTTAATTTAAAGTGATGGTAATAAACATCGCCGATGAATGCATCGGGAAATAGTTTTTGGGAAAAAAGGGAACAACAGTTAAGGCAGAACAGCTAAACTAATAACTTTATGGGTTCTGCTGTTCACTCCTACCAACTACATAACGATATAAGTAAAATATTGATCTCCAAATATACATCTCCAACAAAGAGAATTATATACTGCTTTTCAAAGATATAAGCAGCGATGTATGTTCCCTCAAACTATCACTTATACCTAGGGCGTGTGGTTATTTTTTCGGCATCATTACTACTAGTCTACTGCTTGAAGATAAGAAGGCAATCAACTTGAGTCACCGATTAAATAAGTTCACTTTAATCATGATGTTTTTTCTTACAGCCACCTACCCATTTactataaattaaaatcaattgcccCTATTTGAACCAAAGTTATCAGAAACTCAAATACATTTTTCGTCGAACACTCAAAACTAAATAATGAAACCATTATTATAAAAGCACATCCGACTCCCACTAATATAATACTCTGATACATAGGTACTAAGCTTCCTAAAAGTATTCAGGTAATGGAGCCTAATTCGGTCTGTACATCAAGTCACAACTTCCCGCAGTAACTTCTCTAATAGAAGGCTTAGGAGTTTACACCCCTTAGCATAATCTATAATCTAGCAAAATTAAAAGAAACCATATTGAACCAATTTTTTATAACTACTAAAATAAAGGGATCCTAGAGTACACGTTCAAGCAATGATATTGCTAGGACGATGCTTGGATATGCTTTTATTAAAGCAATTAGTAACTCGAATAATCAAAGCCATATAACAAGATAATCGAATCTTTAAAATCAACAATAATTATATGATACCTCAACCCTAGATTCCTCAATAGCATAAATCACACGGAGTAACAATCAAGATCAACTGTTTCCCCACACTTTAAAACTTATTACCTCACAATATTCACCATAAAGGCATATCAAACACTCCTAAATATAGTAAGTAGATCATAACATATGCTTCTTTTCCGTTTTATGTGATTTACTTTTAGCTACATCTGCAATCATCTATATTAAAATAATAACTTCAATCCCAAAGCATATATTAAAATTCAAGCAAAATCT
This genomic interval carries:
- the LOC139898784 gene encoding uncharacterized protein isoform X2; translation: MEVIDVSGGTKSVINGGVERLNSERDQVRVKRKTLEAVLNQCQRALELLSTTGCIEEDNDDNDNESGDDVYDSAGPSTGTRVSSSQDGEADLLCSLLKSRVEGPDFLEKLESAQVSVPQNLADNSSWDMVNENEVWEGGDNVSDEDYVLVRQDDIVDGIACFMAAYLISLKETKDLSPKQLQDALSKTFSMKKQKGKLRKAWDGSKVIYNVASWGATAIGIYQNPAILRAASAAFWTSCNVISKLF
- the LOC139898784 gene encoding uncharacterized protein isoform X1, which gives rise to MEVIDVSGGTKSVINGGVERLNSERDQVRVKRKTLEAVLNQCQRALELLSTTGCIEEDNDDNDNESGDDVYDSAGPSTGTRVSSSQDGEADLLCSLLKSRVEGPDFLEKLESAQVSVPQNLAEDNSSWDMVNENEVWEGGDNVSDEDYVLVRQDDIVDGIACFMAAYLISLKETKDLSPKQLQDALSKTFSMKKQKGKLRKAWDGSKVIYNVASWGATAIGIYQNPAILRAASAAFWTSCNVISKLF